A region from the Lycium barbarum isolate Lr01 chromosome 8, ASM1917538v2, whole genome shotgun sequence genome encodes:
- the LOC132607948 gene encoding uncharacterized protein LOC132607948 — protein MGFKKEDKSLGETLAAILVNFDAEDMEVLKKEIIKWLDTGAAYPIADSKWVSPVQRVPKKGGITVVPNAKNELIPTRIVTGWRVCMEYRKLNSVTYKDRFPIPFINQMLDQLVRRSYYCFLDGMPFGLCNALASFQRCMMLIFSNMVEDFSVVSDSCDDCLDHLGRRFLAMGRALTDLEKNEIKFRVNDEEITF, from the exons ATGGGTTTCAAGAAGGAAGACAAAAGTTTGGGGGAAACTCTTGCTGCGATTCTTGTAAAttttgatgctgaagacatggagg TCCtcaagaaagaaatcatcaagtggttagataCTGGAGCGGCTTACCCTATTGCTgacagtaaatgggtgagcccagttcAACGTGTTCCGAAAAAGGGTGGCATCACAGTTGTGCCCAATGCAAAGAATGAACTGATTCCAACGAGGATTGTGACAGGGTGGAGAGTTTGTATGGAATATCGCAAGCTTAACAGTGTTACTTACAAAGATCGCTTCCCTATTCCTTTTATTAATCAAATGCTTGATCAGCTAGTTAGGCGAtcttactattgcttccttgaCGG GATGCCCTTCGGTCTCTGCAATGCATTGGCTTCCTTTCAGCGatgtatgatgttgatattttctaATATGGTGGAAGACTTCTCGGTTGTTAGTGATTCTTGTGATGACTGTCTTGACCATCTGGGGAGACGTTTCCTTGCTATGGGAAGAGCTCTTACGGATTTGGAAAAGAACGAAATAAAATTCCGAGTCAATGATGAGGAAATTACTTTTTAG